Proteins encoded by one window of Vitis vinifera cultivar Pinot Noir 40024 chromosome 10, ASM3070453v1:
- the LOC100262423 gene encoding L-ascorbate oxidase homolog: MRDLCFFTIFILGLLLPGVHGEDPYRFYTWKVTYGDIYPLGVKQQGILINGQFPGPQIDAVTNDNLIISVYNYLREPFLISWSGLQQRRNSWQDGMYGTNCPIPPGRNMTYALQVKDQIGSFFYFPSLAFHKAAGGFGGIRILSRPRIPVPFPAPSGDFTVLAGDWFKRDHAVLKGILDRGHNLPFPDGLLINGRGWNGYTFQVDQGKTYRFRISNVGLTTSINFRIQGHKMKLVEVEGSHTLQNTYSALDIHLGQSYSVLVTADQPPQDYYVVVSSRFTSPVLTTTAILHYSWSTKGLSGPPPGGPTIQVDWSLNQARSIRWNLTASGPRPNPQGSYHYGLITTSRTITLANSAPMINGKQRYAVNSVSFVPASTPLKLADYFKIPGVFNLGSIPSYPTWGNGYLQTSVMHADFRSYVEIVFQNWEDIVQSWHIDGYSFFVMGMDGGQWTPASRASYNLRDTVARCTVQVYPKAWTAIYMALDNVGMWNVRSENWARQYLGQQFYLRVFSPANSWRDELPIPKNALLCGRASGRHTRPL, encoded by the exons aTGAGAGACCTCTGTTTCTTCACTATCTTCATTCTGGGTCTTCTTCTTCCTGGAGTTCATGGAGAAGACCCATACAGGTTCTACACTTGGAAAGTCACCTACGGAGATATCTATCCTCTGGGTGTCAAACAACAG GGCATCCTCATAAATGGGCAGTTTCCGGGGCCTCAGATCGATGCTGTTACCAACGATAACTTGATTATCAGTGTATACAACTACTTAAGAGAGCCTTTCCTCATTTCTTG GAGTGGATTACAGCAGAGGAGGAACTCATGGCAAGATGGAATGTATGGAACCAACTGTCCGATTCCTCCGGGAAGGAACATGACCTATGCTCTTCAAGTGAAGGACCAGATCGGTAGCTTTTTCTACTTCCCCTCCCTTGCATTCCACAAGGCTGCTGGGGGATTTGGTGGCATCAGAATCTTGAGCCGTCCTCGCATTCCTGTGCCTTTTCCTGCTCCTTCTGGGGATTTCACCGTGCTGGCTGGGGACTGGTTCAAGAGAGATCACGCT GTGTTGAAAGGAATCTTGGACAGAGGCCACAATCTTCCTTTCCCGGATGGGCTTCTCATCAATGGCCGTGGGTGGAATGGATACACATTCCAAGTTGATCAAG GGAAGACGTACAGGTTTAGGATTTCGAACGTGGGGCTTACAACGTCGATAAACTTTAGAATTCAGGGGCACAAGATGAAGTTGGTGGAGGTAGAAGGATCGCATACACTCCAGAACACCTACTCTGCCCTCGACATCCATCTGGGGCAATCCTATTCTGTCTTGGTCACAGCCGATCAGCCCCCACAGGACTACTACGTAGTCGTTTCCTCGCGCTTCACTAGTCCTGTGCTAACCACAACAGCCATTCTTCACTACAGTTGGTCGACCAAGGGCCTCTCTGGTCCTCCCCCTGGTGGACCGACCATTCAGGTTGATTGGTCCCTCAACCAGGCTAGGTCTATCCG TTGGAACCTGACAGCAAGCGGGCCTAGGCCGAACCCCCAAGGCTCCTACCACTATGGATTGATCACAACCAGCCGAACAATCACGCTTGCAAACTCTGCTCCTATGATTAATGGCAAGCAGAGGTATGCTGTCAACAGCGTCTCGTTTGTTCCTGCAAGTACCCCGCTGAAACTCGCGGACTACTTCAAGATCCCTGGGGTCTTTAACCTTGGGAGCATTCCCAGCTACCCCACCTGGGGAAATGGTTACCTCCAGACCTCTGTAATGCATGCTGACTTCAGATCCTATGTTGAGATTGTCTTCCAAAACTGGGAGGACATTGTCCAGTCATGGCACATTGATGGCTATTCCTTCTTTGTCATGGG AATGGATGGAGGGCAGTGGACGCCTGCAAGTAGAGCAAGCTACAATCTGAGAGACACGGTTGCTCGTTGCACTGTTCAG GTTTATCCCAAGGCATGGACTGCAATCTACATGGCTCTGGACAATGTAGGTATGTGGAATGTAAGGTCTGAAAACTGGGCTAGGCAGTACCTGGGACAGCAGTTCTATCTTAGGGTTTTCTCCCCAGCAAATTCATGGAGAGATGAATTACCAATCCCAAAGAATGCTCTTCTCTGTGGCCGGGCATCAGGCCGCCACACCCGACCTCTTTGA
- the LOC100255468 gene encoding uncharacterized protein LOC100255468 translates to MALSHVLRSSPFRFLCRINPRKTLHFQFKPMSWTCSKCTFINPSSQTSTCLICSSSSSIPQSPSSSSAPSPSTPKWSCKACTFLNPYRNPICEVCGTRASVSSLSCFEDLNCTDPDGELDSSVGSVFLPLQRCSKRKNRDPVEIDAAAGGSGGFGGVKSANKAVVALEDTDSDSVLSSLKILSYNVWFREDLEMDKRMQALGDLIQLHSPDLICFQEVTPNIYDVFQQSCWWKVYRCSVPNEMAHLRPYFCMLLSKLPVKSFSCKRFSNSIMGRELCIAELEVQAGKPLVLATSHLESPCPAPPKWDQMYSKERVDQAKEALNLLTKNPNVIFGGDMNWDEKSDGQFPLPDGWVDAWADLRPGENGWTYDTKSNQMLSGNRTLQKRLDRFMCRLHDFKISKIDMIGMEPIPGLSYCKEKKVRKEMQQLVLPVLPSDHYGLLLTISSQ, encoded by the exons ATGGCATTGTCCCACGTACTACGATCATCTCCTTTCCGATTCCTCTGCCGCATAAACCCTAGAAAAACccttcattttcaattcaaaccAATGTCTTGGACCTGCTCCAAATGCACATTCATAAACCCTTCTTCACAAACTTCAACCTGCCTCATctgctcttcttcttcttcgatACCCCAGTCTCCTTCATCTTCGTCTGCTCCATCTCCTTCAACCCCGAAATGGTCTTGCAAAGCCTGCACCTTTTTGAACCCGTATCGCAACCCCATCTGCGAAGTCTGCGGGACAAGAGCCTCAGTGTCGTCTCTGTCCTGCTTCGAGGATTTGAACTGTACGGATCCTGATGGTGAGTTGGACTCCTCAGTTGGGTCTGTGTTCTTGCCCTTGCAGCGTTGTAGTAAGAGGAAGAATCGGGACCCAGTTGAGATTGATGCCGCTGCTGGTGGATCGGGTGGGTTCGGTGGGGTTAAGTCGGCGAATAAGGCGGTGGTCGCGTTGg AGGATACTGATTCAGATTCGGTTTTGAGTTCATTAAAGATCCTGAGTTATAATGTTTGGTTTCGAGAAGACCTGGAGATGGATAAAAGGATGCAAGCACTAGGTGACCTTATTCAACTACATTCCCCAGATCTGATTTGTTTTCag GAAGTTACTCCAAATATCTATGACGTATTTCAGCAGTCCTGCTGGTGGAAGGTATATCGATGCTCAGTTCCAAATGAGATGGCACACCTAAGACCCTACTTTTGCATGCTG TTAAGCAAACTCCCAGTGAAATCCTTCAGCTGTAAACGCTTCAGCAACTCTATTATGGGAAGAGAACTTTGCATTGCTGAGCTCGAAGTTCAGGCAGGCAAGCCTTTGGTTCTCGCCACCAGCCATCTCGAGAGTCCTTGCCCAGCCCCTCCCAAATGGGATCAGATGTACAGCAAGGAACGGGTGGATCAGGCAAAGGAGGCCCTTAACCTTCTGACGAAAAATCCAAACGTGATTTTTGGTGGTGACATGAACTGGGATGAGAAGTCAGATGGCCAATTTCCTCTGCCTGATGGGTGGGTTGATGCCTGGGCAGATCTAAGGCCCGGAGAAAATGGATGGACATATGATACAAAGTCTAATCAGATGTTGTCTGGCAATCGGACTCTGCAAAAGCGACTAGATCGATTCATGTGCAGATTGCATGATTTCAAGATAAGTAAAATTGACATGATAGGAATGGAGCCAATACCAGGTTTATCATATTGCAAGGAGAAGAAAGTGAGGAAAGAGATGCAACAGTTGGTGCTCCCTGTTTTGCCCAGTGATCATTATGGCTTGCTTTTAACAATATCTAGCCAGTGA
- the LOC100260538 gene encoding uncharacterized protein LOC100260538, giving the protein MAKILSLSSQGSYVMLDNGLVKLTILRPQGFLTGIKYGGMDNLLDLKSSETNRGYWDINWSLPGGQDRYQLIKGDDYSVVHSSNESIEVSFRSTYDPSTSGIRLPLSIDLRYILRAGVSGFYCYAIYELPPGCRAFDVAQTRMVFKLRQERFHYMAISDEKQRVMPMPEDLLQNRGKKLIVPESVLLVNPINPHLKGEVDDKYQYSMDNKDGGVHGWISSKPVVGFWVIFPSHEFRNGGPTKQNLTVHTGPACLAMFHGTHYIGEDIMAHFKDGETWRKVFGPFFVYLNSTPNISNAHNLWLDAKKQRLLEEAAWPYDFVSSPYYFTAKERGSVSGRLLVQDRFVSSSLVPAKYGYVGLSVATTEGSWQTESKGYQFWVQTDLNGNFTIKNVIPGAYGLHGWVPGFIGDYLDNARITVSSGSQKQLGNLTYVPIRDGPTVWEIGFPDRTTIGFYVPDVNPMYANKLFLNSPEKFRQYGLWDRYTDLNPKSDQVFTIGVSDPKKDWFFAHVDRRGEANKYLPTQWEIKFNLDSVTSGIYKLRLAMASATRADLKVHINDMDVKHLVFQVQNLGMDNTVCRHGIHGLYRLYSIDISSSLLVKGDNSLFLTQARGGDAICGVLYDYLRLEAPASS; this is encoded by the exons ATGGCAAAGATCCTGAGCTTAAGCTCCCAAGGCTCCTAT GTCATGCTGGACAATGGGTTGGTGAAACTCACAATACTGAGGCCACAAGGGTTCTTGACTGGCATCAAGTATGGAGGAATGGACAATCTTTTAGACCTCAAGTCAAGTGAAACTAACAGAGG GTATTGGGACATCAACTGGAGCTTGCCTGGAGGCCAGGACAGATACCAATT AATCAAAGGGGATGATTATAGTGTTGTTCATTCCAGTAATGAGAGTATAGAGGTTTCATTCAGGAGTACTTATGATCCATCCACTTCAGGCATCAGACTGCCACTCAGTATTGACTTGAG GTATATATTGAGGGCTGGTGTTTCAGGCTTCTACTGCTATGCAATATATGAGTTACCCCCAGGATGCCGCGCTTTTGACGTTGCTCAGACAAGGATGGTGTTCAAGTTGAGACAAGAAAG GTTCCACTACATGGCCATCTCAGATGAGAAGCAGAGGGTAATGCCCATGCCAGAGGATCTTCTTCAGAACAGAGGCAAAAAGCTGATTGTACCTGAATCAGTTCTGCTTGTGAACCCCATTAATCCCCATCTCAAAGGCGAG GTTGATGATAAGTACCAGTACTCCATGGACAACAAGGATGGAGGAGTCCATGGCTGGATAAGTTCTAAGCCTGTTGTTGGATTCTGGGTCATCTTCCCCAGCCATGAGTTTCGTAACGGGGGGCCTACCAAGCAAAACCTCACTGTCCACACTGGTCCTGCTTGCCTTGCT ATGTTCCATGGAACTCATTACATTGGAGAGGATATAATGGCTCATTTCAAAGACGGGGAGACATGGAGGAAGGTCTTTGGCCCCTTCTTCGTATACCTTAATTCTACCCCAAATATATCAAATGCACACAACTTATGGCTAGATGCTAAGAAACAG AGGCTGTTGGAGGAGGCAGCATGGCCGTATGATTTTGTCTCATCACCCTATTACTTTACTGCTAAAGAACGCGGTTCAGTTTCAGGGAGACTGCTGGTCCAAGACAG GTTTGTTTCTAGTTCTCTTGTCCCTGCTAAGTATGGATATGTTGGTCTATCAGTTGCAACAACTGAAGGATCCTGGCAAACAGAAAGCAAG GGTTATCAATTCTGGGTGCAAACCGATTTGAATGGAAACTTCACCATCAAGAATGTTATCCCAGGAGCTTATGGACTTCATGGCTGGGTTCCTGGTTTCATTGGTGATTACCTTGATAATGCACGCATTACCGTCTCCTCAG GGTCACAGAAACAACTTGGCAATTTGACCTATGTTCCCATCAGAGATGGTCCAACTGTATGGGAGATCGGATTCCCAGATCGCACAACTATTGGTTTCTATGTTCCTGATGTGAATCCAATGTATGCCAACAAGTTATTTCTGAACAGCCCTGAGAA GTTCAGGCAGTATGGCTTGTGGGACAGATACACTGATCTAAACCCCAAATCTGATCAAGTTTTCACAATAGGCGTCAGTGATCCAAAGAAAGACTGGTTCTTTGCTCATGTAGACAG GAGAGGAGAAGCTAATAAGTATCTTCCAACACAATGGGAAATCAAGTTTAATCTTGATTCAGTAACCAGTGGGATTTACAAGCTGAGGTTGGCCATGGCATCAGCAACCCGCGCTGATCTTAAG GTCCACATCAATGACATGGATGTGAAGCATCTAGTGTTCCAGGTGCAGAACTTAGGAATGGACAACACAGTTTGTCGACATGGAATTCATGGACTGTACCGGCTTTACAGCATTGATATTTCTTCGTCTTTGTTGGTTAAGGGGGACAACTCCTTATTTCTCACACAGGCCAGGGGAGGAGATGCAATTTGTGGAGTCCTCTATGATTATCTTAGGCTAGAAGCTCCTGCAAGTTCATAG